From a region of the Rhodococcus sp. 4CII genome:
- the rpmB gene encoding 50S ribosomal protein L28, with protein sequence MSAHCQVTGRQPGFGKSVSHSHTRTTRRWDPNIQKKTYLLPSEGRRITLTLSAKGIKTVDRDGIEVVVARIRARGERI encoded by the coding sequence ATGTCGGCGCACTGCCAGGTGACCGGACGTCAGCCAGGATTCGGCAAGTCCGTGTCACATTCCCACACCCGCACCACCCGGCGCTGGGACCCGAACATCCAGAAGAAGACCTACCTCCTGCCGAGCGAGGGCAGGCGGATCACGTTGACGCTCTCCGCCAAGGGCATCAAGACCGTCGACCGGGACGGCATCGAGGTCGTCGTCGCCCGGATCCGCGCCCGCGGAGAGCGGATCTGA
- the rpmG gene encoding 50S ribosomal protein L33 has protein sequence MAARNEIRPIVKLKSTAGTGFTYVTRKNRRNDPGRLVMRKYDPVVRKHVDFREEK, from the coding sequence ATGGCCGCGCGCAACGAGATCCGCCCGATCGTGAAGCTGAAGTCGACCGCAGGCACCGGATTCACGTACGTGACCCGCAAGAACCGCCGCAACGACCCCGGCCGTCTGGTGATGAGGAAGTACGACCCGGTCGTGCGGAAGCACGTCGATTTCCGAGAAGAGAAGTAG
- the rpsN gene encoding 30S ribosomal protein S14 produces the protein MAKKSKIAKNEERKIVVARWAERRAELKETLRRPSSSEEARAEARAALQRLPRDASPVRLRNRDAADGRPRGHLRKFGLSRVRVREMAHRGELPGVHKSSW, from the coding sequence ATGGCAAAGAAGTCGAAGATCGCGAAGAACGAGGAGCGCAAGATCGTCGTGGCCCGCTGGGCCGAGCGTCGCGCGGAGCTGAAGGAGACCCTCCGCCGTCCGTCGAGCAGCGAAGAGGCGCGCGCGGAGGCCCGGGCGGCACTGCAGCGTCTGCCCCGCGACGCGAGTCCGGTACGATTGCGCAATCGAGACGCTGCGGATGGACGTCCGCGCGGCCACCTGAGGAAGTTCGGGCTCTCTCGCGTGCGTGTTCGCGAGATGGCGCACCGCGGGGAGCTGCCAGGCGTCCACAAGTCGAGCTGGTAA
- the rpsR gene encoding 30S ribosomal protein S18 — MAVKRAPSKKPRPVEGRKPKKNPLFAAKIEYVDYKDINLLRTFISDRGKIRSRRVTGLTPQQQRQVAVAVKNAREMALLPFTSR; from the coding sequence ATGGCAGTCAAGAGAGCACCGTCGAAGAAGCCGCGTCCCGTCGAGGGCCGCAAGCCCAAGAAGAACCCGTTGTTCGCGGCCAAGATCGAGTACGTCGATTACAAGGACATCAACCTTCTCCGCACGTTCATCTCGGACCGCGGCAAGATCCGTAGCCGCCGCGTCACGGGCCTGACCCCGCAGCAGCAGCGTCAGGTTGCCGTCGCCGTCAAGAACGCTCGCGAGATGGCTCTGCTGCCCTTCACGAGTCGGTAA
- a CDS encoding DUF305 domain-containing protein, with product MRITTTALIAAATGAALVLTGCGTDSAGTSSTSGVSTSVAAASQVQFNDADIAFLNGMYPHHAQAVEMAGMVADRTGNADVVALAAAIEAAQQPEMDRMTTWLQQWGQPVPTSDMSGMHHGGDDGMMSADQMDTLTALSGAEFDRQWLTMMIEHHAGAIDMANTELANGENPEARQMASDIVTAQQKEIADMQALLG from the coding sequence ATGCGCATCACCACGACCGCCCTGATCGCCGCCGCGACAGGTGCGGCGCTCGTTCTGACCGGTTGCGGCACCGACTCGGCAGGCACCTCGTCGACGTCCGGCGTCTCGACGTCCGTGGCCGCAGCATCTCAGGTGCAGTTCAACGACGCCGACATCGCGTTCCTGAACGGGATGTACCCCCATCACGCTCAGGCCGTCGAGATGGCAGGCATGGTCGCCGACCGCACCGGCAACGCCGACGTCGTCGCTCTCGCCGCCGCGATCGAGGCGGCGCAGCAACCGGAGATGGACCGGATGACCACCTGGCTCCAGCAGTGGGGGCAACCGGTTCCCACGTCCGACATGTCCGGCATGCATCACGGCGGCGACGACGGGATGATGTCGGCCGACCAGATGGATACCCTGACGGCGCTGTCGGGCGCGGAGTTCGACCGGCAATGGCTGACCATGATGATCGAGCACCACGCCGGCGCGATCGACATGGCGAACACCGAACTGGCGAACGGTGAGAACCCGGAGGCCAGGCAGATGGCTTCCGACATCGTGACCGCCCAGCAGAAGGAGATCGCCGACATGCAGGCCCTGCTCGGCTGA
- a CDS encoding DUF6153 family protein, with protein METAERRTPVARAALLIAVAAGVLLMHSLVAPTASAAMPGQSSSTASHAEDRHGCGGDGCEQPHLTGHQCAGVIVVIAALTAVMVLWWHSMDPPARRSRVSAHRVQSGRGPPSWTVLSLAELSILRV; from the coding sequence GTGGAGACGGCAGAGCGACGAACCCCGGTGGCGCGCGCAGCGCTGCTGATCGCCGTCGCCGCCGGCGTGCTGCTCATGCACAGCCTGGTCGCCCCGACCGCGAGCGCCGCGATGCCCGGGCAGTCGTCGAGTACCGCATCCCACGCCGAAGACCGACACGGTTGCGGCGGGGACGGCTGCGAACAACCACACCTCACCGGACACCAGTGCGCCGGCGTGATCGTGGTGATCGCCGCCCTGACCGCGGTGATGGTGCTGTGGTGGCATTCCATGGACCCCCCGGCTCGACGGTCGCGTGTGAGCGCCCACCGCGTGCAGTCCGGTCGCGGACCACCGTCGTGGACGGTGCTGTCGCTGGCGGAACTCTCGATTCTGCGGGTGTGA
- a CDS encoding serine hydrolase, whose product MPRGTTVLCALICAWTLAWGAAPVASALAPPSSGDPALIALAGQVLGRSYREHASVAYIDASGTRFANFGATEDTDFEIGSVTKTFTAELFADAVARGEVRQDTKVGDLLPLQGAPVGDVTLLELASHTSGLAQFPMSTDTMVAVGHWVVASNPFTYSKDTLLQQLQSAPLTTRGTYSYSTVGFALLGQALAAAAHTDYPTLLRERMLVPLGLSHSWMPLTAADLPANVTRGFDVLHRSQDPWPLDAYAPAGGLRSTANDMSTYVRALLDGTVPGSTAMDPRWIGANYRALTWSIVPFEGRDYTLHGGATGGFQCTVVLDRANGRGLVILTDTIGGLEQQGLEILAHTPM is encoded by the coding sequence ATGCCGCGTGGAACGACCGTTCTCTGCGCGCTGATCTGCGCCTGGACCCTCGCCTGGGGTGCCGCGCCCGTCGCGTCGGCACTGGCGCCGCCGTCGAGTGGAGACCCGGCGCTGATCGCCCTCGCGGGGCAGGTCCTGGGCCGTAGCTACCGCGAGCACGCGAGCGTCGCGTACATCGACGCGTCCGGCACCCGGTTCGCGAACTTCGGGGCCACCGAGGACACCGACTTCGAGATCGGTTCCGTCACCAAGACGTTCACCGCGGAACTCTTCGCCGACGCCGTCGCGCGGGGCGAGGTGCGGCAAGACACGAAGGTCGGGGACCTGCTGCCGCTGCAGGGTGCACCGGTCGGCGACGTGACGCTGCTCGAACTGGCGTCCCACACGTCCGGGCTGGCGCAGTTCCCGATGAGCACCGACACCATGGTGGCCGTGGGGCACTGGGTGGTCGCGTCCAACCCGTTCACCTACAGCAAGGACACCCTGCTGCAGCAACTGCAGTCGGCGCCGCTCACTACCCGCGGCACGTACTCGTACTCGACCGTCGGCTTCGCGTTGCTCGGCCAGGCGCTCGCCGCGGCTGCGCACACCGACTATCCGACGCTGCTCCGCGAGCGCATGCTCGTCCCACTCGGACTGTCGCATTCGTGGATGCCGCTCACCGCTGCCGACCTGCCCGCGAACGTGACCCGCGGATTCGATGTCCTGCACCGATCGCAGGACCCGTGGCCGCTGGACGCCTACGCCCCGGCCGGTGGGTTGCGGTCCACGGCGAACGACATGTCGACGTACGTACGGGCTCTCCTCGACGGCACGGTCCCCGGCAGCACGGCCATGGACCCGCGGTGGATCGGCGCCAACTACCGGGCGCTGACCTGGTCGATCGTCCCGTTCGAGGGTCGGGACTACACCCTGCACGGCGGCGCGACGGGCGGTTTCCAATGCACCGTCGTCCTCGACCGTGCGAACGGCCGCGGGCTGGTCATCCTCACCGACACCATCGGCGGACTCGAGCAGCAGGGTCTGGAGATCCTCGCCCACACCCCCATGTGA
- a CDS encoding AEC family transporter, producing the protein MSGVVAGFTVIFVIIAIGYILGRRGTLGAEGESVLGRLVFFVATPALLFDSLASSDLSVIFSPTLAVASVTALTVGALYMVIAKVWLRRSLPELTIGALSSSYVNSANLGIPIAVFVLGDASFVAPLLLFQIIAYSPIALTILDVTTLRRGASRLETVTAPFKNPIVVAGAAGLLIALVGWTPPEALMQPFRLIGGASVPGALLAFGISLYGVRVLEKGTSPRRDVALASVLKIVVQPMLAYLMARYLLGLDGHELFAIVVVATLPTAQNVFVYASRYGVGAVLARDTAFVTTLAAIPGIALVSGLLAG; encoded by the coding sequence GTGTCGGGAGTGGTTGCGGGTTTCACCGTCATTTTCGTGATCATCGCGATCGGCTACATTCTCGGCAGGCGTGGGACGCTGGGCGCGGAGGGCGAATCCGTTCTGGGCAGGCTGGTGTTCTTCGTCGCCACACCGGCGCTGCTGTTCGATTCGCTCGCATCGTCCGACCTCTCCGTGATCTTCTCGCCCACTCTGGCCGTCGCGTCGGTCACCGCTTTGACGGTCGGCGCACTGTATATGGTCATCGCGAAGGTGTGGCTACGCAGGTCCCTTCCGGAGCTCACGATCGGTGCGCTGTCGTCGTCGTACGTGAACTCCGCGAATCTCGGTATTCCCATTGCGGTCTTCGTGCTCGGCGACGCGTCGTTCGTCGCGCCGCTGCTGCTGTTCCAGATCATCGCCTACTCCCCCATCGCCCTCACCATCCTCGACGTCACCACGCTCCGGCGCGGCGCCTCGCGACTCGAGACGGTCACTGCGCCGTTCAAGAACCCGATCGTCGTGGCGGGCGCCGCGGGACTGCTGATCGCGCTCGTCGGCTGGACTCCGCCGGAGGCGCTGATGCAGCCGTTCCGGCTCATCGGCGGCGCGTCGGTGCCGGGTGCGCTGCTGGCGTTCGGCATCTCCCTGTACGGGGTTCGGGTGCTGGAGAAGGGGACCAGTCCGAGGCGGGACGTCGCGCTGGCGTCGGTGCTCAAGATCGTCGTGCAGCCGATGCTGGCCTACCTGATGGCGCGGTACCTGCTCGGCCTGGACGGGCACGAACTGTTCGCCATCGTGGTGGTGGCCACGCTGCCGACGGCACAGAACGTCTTCGTCTACGCCAGCCGATACGGGGTGGGGGCGGTGCTGGCCCGCGACACGGCTTTCGTCACGACGTTGGCGGCGATTCCGGGGATTGCGCTGGTCTCCGGCCTGCTCGCCGGATGA
- a CDS encoding NAD-glutamate dehydrogenase domain-containing protein yields the protein MSFTGVIPSTTDTPRPRPDEDAVSSAVLASGGTTPRLRFVDSANALPEPAAVMVWPEDTPLLAELVALFADLGLRVASHEQLPADEPGTPTIHRFDFSTGDFAWDAETPGLLSDAFEAAAAGHLEVDGFTRLVAAANLPWTDAVLVRAACRYLRQVGLGLSEPNIVAILLQHSDFVRGFRDLFTARFDPAVSGSDREVAVADAERVLLAAIDRTATMDEDRLLRGLLSFTSAVLRTNWFRHDRTISAAPAAFKIDPSLLSLSAAVTPYREIFVHSPIVEGSHVRSGPVSRGGLRWSDRKDDFRTEVLGLMKTQHVKNSLIVPMGAKGAFVVRTETTPDAVRAAYTSFIDGLLDVTDDIVDGEVVHPRDTVIHDDADPYLVVAADKGTARFSDLANSIATRRGFWLGDAFASGGSAGYDHKAMGITARGGWVSVRRHFAEMGKNVDTDTFTVVGIGDMSGDVFGNGMLLSRAIRLVGAFDHRHIFLDPEPDSEASYRERERLATVPGSSWDDYDRDLVSAGGGVWPRTAKKIPLSPQVRERLGVTAAELPPHEVVKALLTADVDLLWNGGIGTYVKASTEVHADAADPANDAVRVEAADVRAAVIGEGGNLGLTQRARIEYALHGGRINADFIDNATGVATSDREVNLKVALDAAVASGELPAAERNTLLARVQDEIGESVLADAASQTLAISLAEVHAPFLLGRHERLIENLERDAGISRAAEVLPSAAELSARHRAGQGLVRPEIAVLLAQSKNLVVTELLASPVLDDAVFDGVLADYFPASIRDRIPQQISGHRLAREIVAVLVAGDMIDRVGPGLIHRLEERLGVGTPEITVAYAVVRQVFDIDRLWNEVLTLPGASHRTRLNLHFGIQDLIERTTSWLLRHRAAGTDARALIERFARPVQDLAAALPHLTGAPAQDLGTLRILAQAFALETTAQSLGLPITQVAETYREFGRVVGLDWLSERFSVGETGTAYWEAMAGAVLVDNLQEHWHGLIGLVLRDASPTTSAADAVADWLTDHDTAADRLARMLGELRSHDRVDNSSICVIDAELSLALTRH from the coding sequence ATGAGCTTTACCGGTGTCATTCCGAGCACGACCGACACGCCCCGTCCACGCCCGGATGAGGACGCCGTGTCGAGCGCGGTCCTGGCGTCCGGAGGTACCACCCCGCGGTTGCGCTTCGTCGACTCCGCGAATGCACTGCCCGAGCCGGCCGCGGTCATGGTGTGGCCGGAGGACACCCCACTGCTCGCCGAATTGGTCGCGCTGTTCGCAGATCTGGGGCTGCGGGTGGCGTCCCACGAGCAGTTGCCCGCCGACGAGCCCGGCACCCCGACCATCCACCGGTTCGACTTCAGCACCGGCGACTTCGCCTGGGACGCCGAGACTCCGGGCCTGCTGTCCGACGCCTTCGAGGCCGCGGCCGCCGGACATCTGGAGGTCGACGGGTTCACCCGCCTCGTGGCCGCGGCGAACCTGCCGTGGACCGATGCAGTCCTGGTGCGGGCCGCGTGCCGCTATCTCCGGCAGGTGGGGCTGGGACTGTCGGAACCCAACATCGTGGCGATCCTGCTGCAGCACAGCGACTTCGTGCGCGGGTTCCGCGACCTGTTCACCGCCCGCTTCGATCCTGCCGTCTCCGGATCCGACCGCGAGGTCGCCGTCGCCGACGCCGAACGTGTGCTGCTCGCGGCGATCGACCGCACCGCGACCATGGACGAGGACCGTCTGCTCCGCGGCCTGCTGTCGTTCACGTCGGCTGTGCTGCGCACCAACTGGTTTCGCCACGACCGCACGATCAGCGCTGCCCCGGCGGCGTTCAAGATCGATCCGTCGCTGTTGTCGCTGTCCGCGGCCGTGACCCCCTACCGGGAGATCTTCGTGCACTCGCCGATCGTCGAGGGCAGCCACGTCCGCAGCGGCCCGGTGTCGCGCGGCGGCCTGCGCTGGTCGGACCGCAAAGACGATTTCCGCACCGAGGTTCTGGGTCTGATGAAGACGCAGCACGTGAAGAATTCGCTGATCGTCCCGATGGGCGCGAAGGGCGCGTTCGTGGTGCGGACCGAGACGACGCCGGATGCGGTCCGGGCGGCGTACACGAGTTTCATCGACGGACTGCTCGACGTCACCGACGACATCGTCGACGGCGAGGTGGTCCACCCCCGCGACACGGTGATCCACGACGACGCCGACCCGTACCTGGTGGTGGCGGCCGACAAAGGCACGGCCCGCTTCTCGGATCTGGCCAACAGCATTGCGACGCGACGCGGGTTCTGGCTCGGCGACGCGTTCGCGTCCGGTGGTTCCGCCGGCTACGACCACAAGGCGATGGGCATCACGGCGCGCGGCGGATGGGTCTCCGTCCGCAGGCATTTTGCCGAGATGGGCAAGAACGTCGACACGGACACGTTCACCGTGGTCGGCATCGGCGACATGTCCGGGGACGTGTTCGGCAACGGCATGCTGCTCAGCCGCGCGATCCGGTTGGTCGGCGCGTTCGACCACCGGCACATCTTCCTCGATCCCGAACCGGATTCCGAGGCCTCCTACCGCGAGCGCGAGCGCCTCGCGACCGTCCCGGGCAGCAGTTGGGACGATTACGACCGGGATCTCGTCTCGGCCGGCGGCGGCGTGTGGCCGCGGACGGCGAAGAAGATTCCGCTGTCCCCGCAGGTGCGCGAACGCCTCGGCGTCACCGCCGCCGAACTGCCCCCGCACGAGGTGGTGAAGGCGCTGCTGACCGCGGACGTCGACCTGCTGTGGAACGGGGGAATCGGCACGTACGTCAAGGCGTCGACGGAGGTGCACGCCGACGCCGCCGACCCCGCCAACGACGCCGTCCGGGTCGAGGCGGCCGACGTGCGCGCCGCCGTGATCGGCGAGGGCGGCAACCTCGGTCTCACGCAACGCGCCCGCATCGAGTACGCGCTGCACGGCGGCCGGATCAACGCCGACTTCATCGACAACGCCACCGGCGTCGCCACATCGGATCGCGAGGTGAACCTGAAGGTTGCGCTGGACGCGGCTGTCGCGTCGGGTGAACTTCCGGCCGCGGAACGGAACACGCTGCTCGCCCGGGTCCAGGACGAGATCGGCGAATCGGTGCTCGCCGACGCCGCCTCCCAGACTCTCGCCATCAGCCTCGCCGAGGTCCATGCACCGTTCCTCCTCGGACGCCACGAGCGTCTGATCGAGAACCTCGAGCGCGACGCGGGCATCAGCCGGGCCGCGGAGGTCCTGCCCTCGGCCGCGGAACTGTCGGCGCGGCACCGCGCGGGCCAGGGACTCGTCCGGCCGGAGATCGCGGTTCTGCTGGCGCAGTCGAAGAACCTCGTCGTCACCGAACTGCTCGCCTCCCCGGTGCTCGACGACGCCGTGTTCGACGGTGTGCTCGCCGACTACTTCCCGGCGTCCATCCGCGACCGCATCCCCCAGCAGATCAGCGGTCACCGGCTCGCCCGGGAAATCGTGGCCGTGCTGGTGGCGGGCGACATGATCGACCGGGTCGGACCGGGGCTGATCCACCGGCTGGAGGAGCGCCTCGGCGTCGGCACCCCCGAGATCACCGTCGCATACGCGGTGGTGCGGCAGGTGTTCGACATCGACCGCCTGTGGAACGAGGTCCTTACCCTGCCCGGCGCGTCCCACCGGACCCGGCTGAACCTGCATTTCGGCATCCAGGACCTGATCGAGCGCACCACGTCGTGGCTGTTGCGGCACCGCGCCGCGGGCACGGATGCGCGGGCGCTCATCGAGCGTTTCGCGAGGCCGGTGCAGGACCTGGCCGCCGCCCTGCCCCACCTCACCGGTGCGCCGGCCCAGGACCTCGGGACACTGCGGATCCTCGCGCAGGCCTTCGCCCTGGAGACCACCGCGCAGTCGCTCGGCCTGCCGATCACGCAGGTGGCCGAGACGTACCGCGAATTCGGCCGCGTCGTCGGACTCGACTGGCTGTCGGAACGGTTCTCCGTCGGCGAGACCGGGACCGCGTATTGGGAGGCGATGGCCGGCGCCGTTCTCGTCGACAACCTGCAGGAGCACTGGCACGGCCTGATCGGACTGGTGCTGCGCGACGCGTCGCCCACGACCTCCGCGGCCGACGCCGTCGCCGACTGGCTGACCGATCACGACACCGCCGCCGACCGTCTGGCCCGGATGCTGGGCGAACTGCGCAGCCACGATCGCGTGGACAATTCGAGTATCTGCGTGATCGACGCCGAACTGTCTCTCGCACTCACCCGCCACTGA
- a CDS encoding NAD(P)/FAD-dependent oxidoreductase — protein MPTLQRDVAIVGAGPSGLAAATALRKAGLSVAVLEARDRVGGRTWTDTVDGAVLEIGGQWVSPDQTALISLLDELGLETFDRYRDGESVYISAAGERTRYTGESFPVDETTRKEMDRLVQILDDLAAQVGAEEPWAHPLARELDTISFKHWLIEQSDDAEARDNIGLFIAGGMLTKPAHSFSALQAVLMAASAGSFSHLVDEDFILDKRVIGGMQQVSIRMAAALGDDVFLNAPVRTVRWSEEGAVVLADGDIRVEASRVVLAVPPNLYSRISYDPPLPRRQHQMHQHQSLGLVIKVHAVYETPFWREEGLSGTGFGASEVVQEVYDNTNHEDTRGTLVAFVSDEKADAMFALSEEERRATILGSLARYLGPKAAEPVVYYESDWGSEEWTRGAYAASFDLGGLHRYGADTRTPVGPFHFSCSDIAAEGYQHVDGAVRMGQRTAADIATRLGK, from the coding sequence GTGCCTACTCTCCAACGTGATGTCGCCATCGTCGGTGCCGGACCGTCCGGTCTGGCCGCGGCCACCGCGCTGCGCAAGGCGGGGCTGTCCGTCGCGGTCCTGGAGGCGCGCGACCGTGTCGGAGGGCGCACCTGGACCGACACCGTCGACGGTGCGGTCCTGGAGATCGGCGGCCAGTGGGTCTCCCCCGACCAGACGGCGCTGATCTCGCTGCTCGACGAACTCGGACTCGAGACGTTCGACCGGTACCGTGACGGCGAATCCGTCTACATCTCCGCCGCCGGTGAGCGCACCCGCTACACGGGCGAGTCGTTCCCGGTCGACGAGACGACCCGCAAGGAGATGGACCGGCTGGTCCAGATCCTCGACGACCTGGCCGCGCAGGTCGGGGCGGAGGAGCCGTGGGCGCATCCGCTGGCTCGCGAACTGGACACCATCTCGTTCAAGCACTGGCTGATCGAGCAGTCCGACGACGCCGAGGCCCGCGACAACATCGGCCTGTTCATCGCCGGCGGCATGCTGACCAAGCCGGCGCACTCGTTCTCGGCACTGCAGGCCGTCCTCATGGCCGCGTCCGCCGGATCGTTCTCGCACCTGGTGGACGAGGACTTCATCCTCGACAAGCGCGTCATCGGCGGCATGCAGCAGGTGTCGATCCGGATGGCGGCAGCCCTCGGCGACGACGTGTTCCTGAACGCCCCCGTCCGCACCGTCCGGTGGAGCGAGGAGGGCGCGGTCGTGCTCGCGGACGGCGACATCCGCGTGGAGGCGTCCCGCGTGGTGCTGGCCGTCCCGCCGAACCTGTACTCCCGCATCTCCTACGACCCGCCGCTGCCGCGCCGCCAGCACCAGATGCACCAGCACCAGTCGCTGGGACTCGTCATCAAGGTGCACGCCGTGTACGAGACCCCGTTCTGGCGTGAAGAAGGACTGTCCGGCACCGGATTCGGTGCCTCCGAGGTCGTCCAGGAGGTGTACGACAACACCAACCACGAGGACACCCGCGGCACCCTCGTCGCGTTCGTGTCGGACGAGAAGGCCGACGCGATGTTCGCGCTGAGCGAGGAGGAGCGTCGGGCCACCATCCTCGGCTCGCTCGCCCGCTACCTCGGACCGAAGGCCGCCGAACCGGTGGTGTACTACGAGTCCGACTGGGGCTCCGAGGAATGGACCCGGGGCGCGTACGCCGCCAGCTTCGACCTCGGCGGTCTGCACCGCTACGGCGCGGACACCCGCACGCCGGTCGGACCGTTCCACTTCTCCTGCTCGGACATCGCGGCCGAGGGATACCAGCACGTGGACGGTGCCGTGCGGATGGGTCAGCGGACCGCCGCCGACATCGCCACCCGCCTCGGAAAGTAG
- a CDS encoding PucR family transcriptional regulator, producing MTVPVRWMLSQPDLALELKGGAAGLGNEITFAHTTELPDPFRWLTGGELLLTTGIRLPLTAADRGRYLRGLGEVGVAAVGFGTGLSHPEVPADLVAVADEIGLPLLEVPLPTPFAAVVKRVMNRLAEQEYEAVLRASRAQPRMTRAVVQGGTGATVRELAVATSATVLLLDLSGRVLESHPAQPAEDVLGELREVLEAGTGGASSSVSLARSGASITVQQISVGSTPHGHLAVISPSALSHVDQILLGHANSLLALDFEKPVRLRTAQNRLNSHALGLLLTEDRDLAPAWSQIRHAADTDGMVRGLTVVAETPALAERVETAVAVAMNKAGRQLFARRQDARVTVLLRGTDDVDFARAMLRGLSAPARKGIRAGLSGRREVAGLVAAIEQSQLAASAAESGADPLEFAALTGSALLAFSSTREVLNSLADTMIAPIDDYDRANGTELLGSLRAFLEANGHWESAAAAMGVHRHTLRSRMARIESLIDCRLDVARVRAELLLAIIARQS from the coding sequence ATGACCGTCCCCGTTCGCTGGATGTTGTCCCAGCCGGACCTGGCTCTCGAACTGAAGGGCGGCGCCGCCGGTCTCGGCAACGAGATCACGTTCGCCCACACCACCGAACTCCCCGACCCGTTCCGCTGGCTCACCGGGGGAGAACTGCTCCTCACCACCGGTATCCGGCTGCCCCTGACTGCCGCCGACCGCGGGCGGTACCTGCGCGGACTCGGCGAGGTCGGTGTTGCCGCGGTCGGGTTCGGCACCGGGCTCTCTCATCCCGAGGTGCCCGCCGACCTGGTGGCCGTCGCCGACGAGATCGGACTGCCGCTCCTCGAGGTGCCGTTGCCGACCCCGTTCGCCGCCGTCGTCAAGAGAGTCATGAACCGCCTCGCGGAGCAGGAATACGAGGCGGTGTTGCGGGCATCCCGGGCGCAACCGCGAATGACGCGCGCCGTCGTCCAGGGCGGCACCGGCGCCACCGTGCGCGAACTGGCCGTCGCCACGTCGGCCACCGTACTGTTGCTCGACTTGTCGGGGCGGGTGCTGGAGTCGCATCCGGCGCAGCCCGCCGAGGACGTGCTCGGGGAACTGCGCGAGGTACTCGAGGCAGGCACCGGCGGCGCGTCGAGCAGCGTGTCGCTGGCACGGTCGGGCGCATCGATCACGGTGCAGCAGATCAGCGTCGGAAGCACGCCGCACGGTCATCTCGCCGTGATCAGTCCCAGCGCGCTCAGTCACGTCGACCAGATCCTGCTCGGTCACGCGAACTCGTTGCTCGCGTTGGATTTCGAGAAGCCGGTTCGTCTCAGGACCGCGCAGAACCGGCTCAATTCGCATGCCCTCGGGCTGTTGCTCACGGAGGATCGCGACCTCGCGCCCGCCTGGTCGCAGATCCGGCACGCCGCGGACACGGACGGGATGGTGCGCGGACTCACGGTGGTGGCCGAGACGCCGGCGCTCGCGGAGCGGGTGGAGACCGCGGTCGCGGTGGCCATGAACAAGGCCGGGCGGCAATTGTTCGCCCGGCGTCAGGATGCGCGGGTCACCGTTCTGCTGAGGGGCACCGACGACGTCGACTTCGCGCGGGCGATGTTGCGCGGACTGTCCGCGCCGGCGCGGAAGGGGATTCGTGCCGGGCTGAGCGGGCGGCGGGAGGTCGCCGGACTCGTCGCGGCCATCGAGCAGTCCCAGCTCGCCGCATCGGCCGCCGAGTCGGGAGCCGATCCGCTCGAGTTCGCGGCGCTCACCGGAAGCGCGTTGCTCGCGTTCAGCTCGACGCGGGAGGTGCTGAACTCGTTGGCGGACACGATGATCGCGCCGATCGACGATTACGACCGGGCCAATGGAACGGAACTGCTGGGGTCGCTGCGGGCATTCCTGGAGGCGAACGGACACTGGGAGTCGGCGGCTGCGGCGATGGGCGTGCACCGGCACACCCTGCGCAGCCGCATGGCGCGGATCGAATCGCTGATCGACTGCCGCTTGGACGTGGCGCGGGTGCGCGCGGAGTTGCTGCTCGCCATCATCGCCCGGCAGTCGTGA